The DNA sequence ATGACAGCGACCTACGTTGACATATGGGATGCGTGTCTGCACCAAATACGGAACGAGATCTCTCCGCAAAGCTTTGACACTTGGTTCAAACCAATCAAGCCTGTCAGACTGGAGAACATGGTCTTGACCATCGAAGTGCCTAGTCAGTTTTTCTATGAATGGCTGGAGGAGCATTATGTGGACATGTTGAAGCGAGCCATTCGGCAGTCGCTCGGCCCTGAAGGTCGTCTTGAATACTCAATTGTGGTGGATAATAGTCATTCGGCTAATGGTGCTTCTACAGTCAAGATGCCCGCATCTTCTCACCATGTACCACCTACTCCCCCTTCTGCCAAGCACTCGGCCAATCCCAATCTTCAAAAGGACAAACCGATCCCTAATCCATTTGTGATTCCAGGGATCAGGAAGTTTGAGATAGAATCCAACCTAAACGCTAGCTTTACCTTTGACAACTTGATCGAAGGGGATTGCAACCGTTTGGCACGGGCTGCAGGATTTGCCGTGGCCAACAAGCCCGGTACAACTTCCTACAATCCATTGTTTATCTACAGTGGGGTAGGATTGGGGAAAACACACCTCTTGCAGGCAATTGGGAACATGATCAAGCAGAACTATCCGCAAAAGGCCGTTCTGTACGTCTCTTCTGAGCGATTCATCAACCAATTTGTCGAAGCTGTCCGTAAGGGAACAGTCAATGACTTCATGAATTTCTACCAAATGATCGATGCATTGTTGGTGGATGACATTCAGTTCCTTTCTGGTAAAGAGAAGACTCAGGACAACTTCTTCCACGTTTTCAATCACCTTAGACAATCAGGCAAGCAGATTGTATTGGCATCCGACCGTTCACCGAATGATATGGAAGGAGTTGAGGAACGACTGCTTTCCCGGTTCAAATGGGGCCTGAACGCCAATTTGGATGTACCAGCGTATGAGACTCGAAAGGAGATTCTTAGAAGCAAGATGTACCAAAATGGCATTCAACTTCCTGAAGATGTCGTGGAATATATCGCGCATAATGTGACCACCAATATTCGTGAGTTAGAAGGCGCATTGATCTCCTTGTTGGCCCAAAGCTCCCTCAATCGACGTGAGGTTGATATTGATCTGACCAAGTCAATGCTCCAGCGATTCACAGATCAGATTAGTCGCGAGATCACGATTGATGCGATTCAGAAGATCGTTGGAGAGCATTTTTCTATAGATGTCGAGTTGATGAAAGCCAAAACGCGGAAGCGGGACATTGTTCAGGCTCGTCAAATTGCCATGTATTTTTCCAAAGAGCTCACCCGTCATTCCCTTAAATCCATCGGATTGCACTTTGGTGGCAGAGATCACTCAACGGTCATTCATGCGCTTCAGACTGTCAATGACCTAGTTGCTACAGACAAATTCTTCAAGCAGAATGTCGCTGAAATTCGGAAACGGATTTCTATGGAATTGACTTGAGGTGCTGATCATATTACTGAAACATGCGGGGTATTTATCCCGCATGTTTCATTTAACCTCCTAAGATATGCTCGCTAGTCCCCGAATTCTCCTTGCCTTTTCGATCGCTTTGTTGCTCTTCAGCTGTAAGCAATCAAAAGAAGTCTCCTCTGCCGCGGTAGCGGAAACTCTAGAATATCTTTCCTTTCAAAAGACCGGATGCAAAGGCACCTGCCCTGTTTACAAAGTAGAGGTATGGAAGGATGGCACGGCCAGGTATGAAGGAGAACAATACGTGGATCGTGTTGGGCTGTACGACGGCAGATTCAGTCAAGAAAATTTGATGGAATTGATGAACTCCCTGAGTACAGCAGGCTTCTGGGAAATGGATACTCTGTATGATGATCCCATGATCATGGATGTGCCTGCCGCCACACTTTTAGTGAAAACTTCCGGAAAAAGCCACAAAGTGAAAGCTCGTTTTGGAGAGCCTGAAACTGTGCGGAATCTGATGTCTGCCGTGGAAGCCTGGTCAAAAAAGGGTAGGTGGGCCGAGGTGACTGATTGACTGCTTTCGCTTGGGAATTCCTTTTAATTTGTTGTAAACTGCACTTCGTATCTTCCAAAAATCAGAACAAATATGCGATCGGTCCAGAAGTCTCTTTCCTTGCTGATCATCATGGCATTTGCCTGCAGTCTGCTCCTCTCTTCTTGTAGGATTTTCATGGGCGATCCTCGCAAGAATTGCAACCACCCTCAGCATGGTCAGTATATGCTGGAGCAGCACAAGAAAAAAACAGGGTTTTAGTGCTCCAGTAGCTATAAGCCCATCAAAGCCGCTTGGAATCAATCGGCTTTTTTTATATCCCTATTTTTAGACAAGTCTAAAAAACTTTTTCAATGGGCTTGAAAATGATTTCCAGTGTGACTAATTTGCTCATCAATTGTAATTGAGCATTGTATGAAACCGCTTACACAATGGATTTTATCGTGGATATTTCTCTGGATATGCAGCGTCCAATTCCTTGCTGCCCAGACCGCCGATAGGCCCATGGTATTGGCTACGACGTCATTTATTGCAGACTTGGCGCGTGAAGTAGCTGGATCAGAAGCTCATGTAGTGTCTTTGATGCCTATTGGAGGCGATCCCCATGTTTATGATCCTGTGCCTGGAGATGCCAAGAAGATTGCGGAAGCGGATCTGATCTTGAAGAATGGCTTGACCCTAGAGGGTTGGCTGGACGAAATGATCGATAATAGCGGCACGCAAGCTGAAGTCGTGACCCTAACTGAAGGGATCAGTCCGATAAAGAGTGCCGATCACGAAAATGCTTATGATCCACACTGCTGGATGGATGTCCAGTATGCCATGATTTATGTGCAAAATATTTGTGATGCATTGATTCGCCTTGATCCGGACAATCGAGGAACTTATCAGGCTAATGCAGAGACCTATTTAGCCAAACTACAGGCATTAGATACTTGGATTGCCGACACCCTCTCTCTAATTCCTGCCAATCATCGAGTGATAGCGACTTCCCATGATGCGTTCAGATACTTTGGAAATCGCTACGGCATGCGAGTAGTTTCTATTCTTGGAACAAGTACCGATGCCGAACCTCGCATCGAGGACTATCTCAATATGCTCAACCTCATTGAGCGAGACAGCATCCCCGCCATCTTCATTGAGTCTACCATCAACCCCAAAAAGCTTCAACAGATGGCCAAGGATAAGGGCATCAAGGTTGGGGGGAAACTCTTTGCGGATTCCTTGGGAGACGAGGAAAGCGGCGCCGATACGTACCTGAATATGATGCGGCAAAACACGAGGCTCCTTGTAGCCGGCCTGCAAAACAAAATCGGTCTCAAACGGGAAGAGGACTCGCTTTCCTTTCTTTGGGTCATGCTGGCGGCTTTTGTGGCTAGTTTTCTTCTGGTTATGTTTTTTGTCCATCCGAAAGGCAAGGACCCTAAAAGCTGGGAGAACTATCAATTGTCCATTGACAATCTCAATGTGTCCTATGGCAAGAAAGTCGCCTTGAGCAATGTCCATTTGAACATCCAACCGGGACAAGTCTATGGGCTAATTGGAGGAAATGGATCTGGTAAATCTACCATGATGAAATCCATTTTAGGACTTTTGGAACCCGATACCGGCTCGATCCTGCTGAATGGCCAACCCATAGATGAGGTCAGGAAATACATCTCCTACATTCCCCAAAAAGAGGAAATCGACTGGACTTTTCCCGCGACAGTTTTGGATGTAGTCCTGATGGGAAGATACCCACACCGTAGCCTTTTCACTAGGCTCGGAGATCAGGATCGGGCAATTGCACAGGAAGCCATCAAGAAATTGGGAATCTGGGATCTCCGAAATAAGCAAATTGGAGAACTCAGCGGCGGCCAGCAGCAACGTGCTTTTATAGCTCGGGCCTTGGCACAACAAGCAGAGGTATATCTCTTTGATGAACCATTTGTGGGAGTTGACATCACCTCGGAAACCAAAATTATGGAAATCATCCGTGGATTGGCCGAAGACGGGAAAATGGTGATCATCATTCATCATGACCTTGCCAAAATTCAGGAGTATTTCGACCAGCTTATCATGCTCAATCAGCATGTCGTTGCAGCTGGTCCCACTGCATCTGTCTTTCACGATGAAAATCTCCGCAAAACCTATGGCGGAAAACTGACCATTCTTCAAGAAGTAGAACACTATCGCTGATCATCATGGAGCAATTGATCGATATATTTTCCTACGATTTTGCTGTGAGGGCTTTCTGGACATCTGCCATGGTGGGAATCACTTGTGGCGTACTCGGATGCTTCATCTTCCTCAAGAATATGTCCTTGATTGGAGATGCGCTTTCACATGCGATTTTACCCGGGGTAGTGGGAGGCTTCATGGTCTCAGGCGGAGCAAGTCTCGTTGGCTTGTTTACCGGTTCTGTATTGGCGGGATTGATTGCCGCGGTATTGATCACCTGGATACAAAGGAATGTACAGACGCGGGAAGATGCCGCTATTGGAATCGTATTCACCTCTATGTTTGCTATTGGAATCATGGGTATTTCATGGCTCACACGTCAGGAAGGGGTGCATTTGGACATGCGGGATTTTCTTTTCGGGAATGTTTTGGGGATCTCAGATTCCGATATTTGGATGACGCTTTGCATCATGCTCTTCACCTTGGTGGCCATCGGGGTATTCTTTAGATATTTCTTTATCACCACTTTCCATCCAGTGATGTCACAGGCGATGGGTATTTCTGCAGGGACGATGCATTATTTCCTGATGCTACTCATATCCTTGGCGGTGGTGGCTTCCTTACAATCTGTAGGGGTCATATTGGTGGTGGCCATGCTGATCACCCCCGCTTCAACCGCTTTTCTGCTGACGAAACGCCTATCCATCATGCTGGTTATTTCCGCCATTGTCGGGCTAGCATCTACCACCATCGGATTTTTGGTGGCCGTCATATATGAAACCACTCCAGGGCCTGCGATGACAGTTGTAGCATCGCTTTTCTTTCTTTTGGCAGTATTGCTTTCCCCTTCAAAAGGGCTTCTTTGGAGAAGCCTAAGGCGAAAAAGAGCTCAAAATCGTGTCCTCCAAGAAGATATCCTCAAGCACGCAGTGAGTCTAGCCGAGCATGGAAATCTCGAATTGAAGGCACTCAAACAGGCAGTAGGCGCTTCTGAATTAAGTTTCCAGAGAGGCTTGAATGCGTTGAAACGAAAGCAGGAAATCATCAGCAAAAGCGGAAAAATATCCCTCACCAGCAAAGGCACCAAGATCGGATACGATCTTATCCGGGCCCATAGGCTTTGGGAAGCATATCTCGTCAAGGAAGTGGGACTATCCTCAGACCAGATTCATAATCCAGCAGAAGATGTGGAACACATCATCCCTGCTCATCTGGTGGAGAAGGTTGCCCAACATTTGGGACACCCCGAGAGAGACCCTCATGGATCTATTATTCCGCCCGTTCAAGGCACTGTATCGCCCAATATCTTTGACTTGGCAGTTGGCGACCGGGCTTTTGTCTACGGAACACAAGCTCATCCATTGGCTGCCAGCTTACTATGGAATCAGCATATCGAACCCGAAACCCGATTTGAATTATTGAAGAAAGAAAAGGCATTTGCTGAAATTTCCTTCGACGGCAAAAAAATCCAAATCGAAAAGGCAATCGCTGAGAATATTCGTATATACCGCCATCAACGGCATTCCCATACGAATGAAACACACCAAGCTGACGATTGAGCGACTTAAATACGAACCTTCTCTGGTCCTGCTTTCGTGCCAGACAGGAAGCAGGACCTATGGTCTTCACCATGCACAATCTGACCATGACGAAAAGGGCATTTTCCTGTTGCCGAAGCTTCAATTTCTAGGGACGAATTATCAGGAGCAATGCTCGGATAAGCGAAACGATGTAGTCTACTATGAACTAGGACGTTTTGTCGAATTGGGCCTAAAGAGCAATCCCGGGATCATCGAGATGCTTTTCACCCCCAACGAAAGCATCTACGCCCGTAATCCCATTCTTGACCATCTGAATCCACATTGGTTTATCTCCCAAAAATGCAAACAGACTTTCGGAGGATATGCTAAAGCACAGATTCAGAAGGCACAAGGACTCAATAAGAAAATCGTCAATCCATTCCCCAAAGTTCGAAAGACTCCGCTGGAATTTTGTTGGATTCAACAGGATGCCAACACCATACCGCTTACCTCTTGGCTTCAGCAGACAGGGAGGGATCAGGCAAAATGTGGGCTCGTCAATTTGCCGCACATGAAGCATGTATTTGCCCTCTTTTACCCAGAAAATGATCTCCCATCTCCCTTTAAAGGAATCATCCAGAGCGAAAAATCTACGAGTCTTTCGCTCTCATCCATTCCAAAAGGATCGTCGGCAGTGGCGACGCTTTTTTTCAATGAAGATGGCTATCAGACCTACTGCAAGAACCACCGCGAATACTGGAAATGGCGTAAGTTGAGAAATGAGGCTCGCTATCAGGTGGGAGGATCAGAATCACTTGGATATGATACCAAGAACATGATGCACACCTTCAGGCTTCTATTGATGGCCAAGGAAATTGCGGAGCATGGAAGGCCGGAAGTGTTTCGGCAGGACCGGGAATTCCTTTTGGGGATCAGAAATGGCGAATATTCCTATGAGGAATTGAGTCAGATGGCCGAAGAATTGGAATCGGAAACCCATCTCGCATTTGAGCGATCGAATCTTCCCGAGCATCCCAATAAGGAAAAGATCGTTCGAGCGCTTGTCGAAATGCGAAGTGAATTATACCAAATCTCCCTCAATGATTAATCTTTAAAGCTGATGAAGCACCTTTTGATCTTGATTGCCCTCTTGTCAGGCATTGTTCCTATGATAAAGGGGCAGGCTTTTGATGACGAGGTTTTTAGAAAAACTTCTCAAGATGGCCTTTCGCTCACCTATCAAATGGACTATGCCGCCGCCCATGCCAAGTTCATGGAGCTGAAAAGGGCATATCCTGAACATCCGGGACCTTATTTTCTGCTCGCCTTCAATCGCTGGTGGCAGACGTATCTGGATATTCCCATGGAAACTTACTATGGCTATATCGAGGATCAGTTGGAAATGTGTCTTGAGAAGAATAAGGAATTAGAGGATACCAAGCCCCGTGAGTATGTATTCTTCCAATTCATGGGCTATGCATTGAAAGCGCGCGTGGCATCCTACAGACGTGAATGGATGGCGGCCGTCAACTCCGCCCGAAAAGTGGTTGGACCTTTGAAGGAATCGCTCGAATTCGTCGGGGATGAAAATGAATTCTACCTGCCTGCGGGCCTCTATCATTATTATGTGGCCACTTACCATGAGTTTTACCCAGTTGTGAGGCCCTTCCTGTATTTTTTCCCGGATGGAGATAAGGAACTGGGCTTGGAAGAACTCATCAGTGCAGGAGAGCTTCCGGGTATGACCCAATACGAAGCGCTGTTTTACCTGACATACATTTACCTAGATGAAATAAAAGATCTCCCCAAAGGATTAGCTATTACCCAGAAATTGGTGAATGATTTCCCGTCAAACACTTGGTATGCTTGTGATTATGGAAGGGCATTGATGTTAAATGGCAAATTCAATCAAGCAGATGAAGTTCTAGGGGAATTGATTGCACGGTTTGAGCAGCAATCACAATTCGATACCCGTAGGATTGACAGCAAAGAATCTACCTTGACGTCCTTTCTCATGATCAAGATCTACCAATGCAGGGGTCAATTGGAGGTCCTCAGGGGAGGGAGCTTGGATGAAGCGGTCAAGCTATTCAACAAAAGTAGGACCTCAGCCCATTTGGCGGGCGTAGAAAATCATGCCTATCTCGTTGCCGATACATTCTGGGAAGGCGCGGTCATGGACCTTCAAGGTAATAGAAGCGGTGCGATCGAGAAGTATAAGCAAGTTCAGAAAATGGATGACAACGCGCTCTACAAGGAGCTCGCCAAACAGTACACCAAAGCTCCCTACGAATTGGCTCGATAATCATCATTCAGACTCGCAATCGAAGGCCCGAGATGTCCGGAAATGGGGCTTACGGGCCTTCGTTGTTTTTGAGATCGAATAGCCTTCAATCCCGAACCAAAACTCATGGCCGCTTTGACATCTGGTCCACTTGCTTTTACTGTTCCGGTCTTCCAACGAATGAATCACACCAAGAAAAGAACGGGCATGCCACCAAGGACATGCCCGCCACAAAGGAATCGGAAAAATTATCAATGAATCACCAGCTAATGATTGAGGGCCGATGCACCCAGAGCCGGGAGGCATTTCCCAGAACTGGTCATGGCCTTGCGGCTGGAATGAAAAGAACGGGCATGCCCTGAAGCATACCCGTCACAAAGGAATCGGAAAAATTTATTAATGAATCACCAGCAGTTTTTTCGTGGCAAATACCTCATCAGTGGAAACCAGTACGGTGTAAATTCCGCTCTGGAATTGCTGAGTCTGAATCTGGCGGGTCTGCAATCCAGGAGTGATAGCAGAAACCTCATTGTACACTTCCTGACCAGCTGCATTAAAGATGCGGATAGACACATCGGAAGCCTTTTCTAGCTCCAGTTCGATTTGCGCCATTTCACGGGCAGGGTTGGGGTACAGGGAGAACAGATTCTGATTTTGCGGAAGATCGTCAATGGATACCGTGCGTTGTGGCAATGCAAAGGTGTTTCCATCCACATCCGCAACCCAAAGTCCGAATGCTGGCTGGTCTCCTGAGAAGAATCCGGAAGCAAAAACGAACAGGGAGTTTCCGTCGAGTCCAGTCAAATCGGCATCATAGGAAGCGACAATATTGAGACTATCTTCAGCAGGAGACAAATTGACAATCAGCGCAGTAGCTGGGGCGTTTACGTAGTCGGAGAATCCAGTATACGCTACATCATCTACAATTACACCAACTCCGTCGACTGATACGTCTACCGCAGGAGCATCTGGAGATCCGTGGTGAATCAAGAGATCTACGCCTGTATCGGCGGATTCGCGAACGTTATCTACCGCCAACAATGTGAATGGAGTGGTTTGATTGCCAACTACTCCGCTTGCAACAGCGATGTAAGTTTGTCCATTCTCCAATGTTACAGGGAAGTTGACCAAGGTATCGCCAGCGCCAGTAGAGTTGTCCAAAGCAACACCGATGTTCAATTCAACTTCTGCAGGAGCGTCAATGAAGGGAGTTGCGTCCCGGAAGGCGAAATTGTCAAGCAAGAGGCCGCCATTCAAGTAAACATCAACAGTTGGCTCAGGAGAGTTATGTACAACTTGGAGGCGAGCAAGTGCAGTATCAGGGAATTCAACGATGTTTCCATCAGGCAATGCTGCGAACAATCCGAAAGCGGGATCGCCAGGTCCGGGAGTCAGGTATCCAGATGCGAATACCAAAGCAGCTCCACCTTTCAATCCGGTCAATTCGGCCCAGTAGCTGGCAACGATGGTTTCATTGTCCATGCTAGGCGTAATATCCAGTAAGTATGCAGCAGCGGGAACCCCGGTATAGCCTGTTGCTTCTCCATAGGAGAGGTCATCTACCAATTGAGCTACGCCTCTTGCAAATACATCTACTTCAGGTGCATCTGTCGATCCGTGGAATACAGCAAAGTCTACATTGGCCGTATCCATCGCCATTTCCTGAGCATTTTCAATGACAGAGATGGTAAATGGAGTGGCTTGATTTGTGACAATCCCGTGAGCTACAGCGATGTAAGTACCATTGTTGGCAAGTGTCAATCCAAAGTTGGCGATGGTGTCATCTACGGACATGGAGTTGGCAGGAGCTACTCCTACTTCCAATTGAACCCCTGCAGGAACGTCGATGAAAGGAGTCGCTGTACGGAACTCGAAATCGTTGAGCAACAATCCACCATTCACGTAGACGTCAACGGTTGGAGTAGGGGAGTTGTGAACTACTTGGAGACGGGCGAGCGCCGTATCAGGAAGTTCTACCACTGCACCGCCTGGCAAAGCTGCGAACAAACCAAAAGCAGGTTCTCCAGCACCTGGTGTCAAGAAACCAGAAGCGAATACCGTAGCGGCAGAGTCAGCCAGTCCTGAAAGGTCAGCTGCATAAGTAGCAACGATGGTGCTGTTGTCATTGGCTGGCGTGATATCCAGAATGTACAGATCTGGAGCAACTGACAAGTAATCAGTGACATCTCCGAAGGCTGCGCTATCTACCAATGTTCCCACCCCACGAGCAATCACGTCTACAGCAGGTGCATCTGGTGAGCCATGTACCACCAAGAAGTCAACATCTCCAGCAGCTGAAGACGCTTCGCGTACACCGTCTTTGATGGTCAATTGGAATGGAGTAGTAGGATCGCCTACAATTCCATTAGCCATAGCAAAGTATGTTTCGCCAGAAGTCAAGGTTACAGGGAAGTTGACCAAGGTGTCGGCAACCGATGTGCTGGTGCTCAGTGCTACCCCAATATTCAGCTGAACGCCAGCTGGAACGGTTACAAATGGAGATGCCGTACGAAAGGCAAAATCATCCAGAGTCAGAACTCCGTTTACATACACGTCCACTGTAGGACTTGGGGAGTTGTGGATTACTTGCAAGCGAGCGGTTTGGGCGATTGCCGCTTCACATCCCAACAAGCAGATCAATCCTACGATGAGAGGATATAACGCTTTTTTCATAGGAAAAGAATTCATGAAATGATAAGTTTTGTTGAGGGTCGAAAAACGCTGGATATGGGGACTAACTGTACATTCTTCTCTTAGGCGATTTTCTCTTCAGTGGACAATCAATTGATTCGCAGTCTGAATTGAATGAAAATGGAATCGATTTGCACTGGCAGAGAAAAAGAACGGGTGTCACGAATATTGCTTTGCGTTTAACGATTTGCACACATCTCAATATCCGTTTTGGGACACAGTTCGTTTAATCTTTTCGTCTAAAAATTAAACATAATGACTAATCGTTTTTCCAGCCTTTTGGTTTTGGAAAATGATGAACACTATTGCAGCTTCTAGCATTATGAAATGATCAAAATTGAAAAACAATATTGATTTATAGGTAGTTAACTAAATGATTTAAGAATAATTCTGCCAAATGACCTCTTCCCAAAAGACCCAAATTACCCGAATTCAGGCCTTTAGTGCGCAGGAATTCAACCGATTTCGACGATTTCTAAGGTTCTACTTTGTTCGTTCATTCGACTCATTTGATCAACTAACAAGATTCTATAGAGCGATTGATCCAGCGATCAGCCCTGAACTTTTCCAACAAAAAATTCAGAGATTCCTACCCAGTACGAGTATTGATCGTCTCCACCAGCTAAATTCCCGCCTCGGCAAATCAATTTTGGCTTATTGCTCAATGGATAGGCACGAAGATGTCAAATCGCCCATTAACGATAGGGAAATTCCCAACGCTCGCCTTTCCACAAATCCTACCGTTTTGGAGGAAGAGGTGATTTCCCTTGCATGTAAGCTATTGATTCTGGAATTATCGGGCGAAACCCCTTCCGCTCCGATTTCTGGCTGGATACTAGCCTATCCGGTCCCTGATGAATCCAAGGGCCTAGGGGAGTTACTTGATCTGCTGAAAGAATTGAAAAAACGCACATGGGTGTATGCGGACCTCAGATCTTGGCTAGAAAATTCCGCTGAAATCATCCCCAGTCCTTTAAGAGAGAAGCTTTATCTAGCCATTCATCGTCAATTCTCCCTGCAAACGACCGAATTTTCCCTAGATGCGATTGCCCTTTGGCATTGGACCATGAATCAGATTCCCATTGGGGCCCTGCCTCCTTCAGCGTTTTGTCGGTTATTGGATGAATGCCTGCTTCACGGTGCCTTCGTGTGGCATGCCGAATTGGTTGCTCGATTTAGAGAATCCTCATCAGGCGATGCTGGATGGCTCATGCTTCATGATGCACTTTCATTGATTGGCCAGGGAGCGTACTCCGCTGCCATTCGGATTCTGGTTCAAATCTCATCCCCAGACAAGGAATTGAAAATGCGGATCTGGGCCACCAAGCTCTTGATCTGGGTCAGAATAGGGGAGTGGGATCAAATCGCTTTCGGAGTAGCCGCCTTCAATGCCTTTCTCCGAAGAAATCCTGCATTGGTGAGAGGTCGTGCAATATGGCTAAACAAATACCTGAAAGTCCTCAAGAAGATCAGCAAAAAAAATGTGGGACCGAAACCTGCTCCCGCATTGTTTCGGTCCCACGAATGGAGTGTCTTGGAATCCGCACTGTCCGAAAGCTTTCAGACGATGGGGAATTTTCTGATCAAGGCCGTTTTGCCATCAGATCAAGTAGCTCGCGAACCTCTTCCACAGAACGGATCTTGAGTTTCGCCTCGGTCCGATTCAAGCCTACCTTGATGGTATTGGCATGAGGAGGCATCGCCTGGAAAGTGTCCTCGTCGGTGTGGTCATCTCCCACGGCTAACAAGAACTCCCAATCTTGACGATTGAGCCACAAGGAGGCGGCTTTTCCTTTGTTGACTCCGGCATTTCGGACTTCCACTACCTTGTTGCCTTCCAATACCTGGAGATTGTGATTGGCTGTGAGGTAGATCAACTCTTCTCGGATTTCACGAACCCGATTGGCTCCCAATTCATTGTCGATTCGTCGATAATGCCAAGCCAAGGTGTAGTCTTTTTCCTCGATAAACGATCCAGGAGTCCGTTCCACAAGGTTTTCAAGAATCGGGCGGATCATCGGTTTCCAGCTAGCGATCACATCTTGGTTCAGGTTCCATTTTCCTTCTTTCCATAGCCAAACACCATGCTCGGAAACCAGCTCGATGCCGATATCTCCAAACCATTCACCCAATGTGTAGCGATCGCGACCGCTGATGATCACAACGGTGGTATTGGGGTGGCTATTGATCTCTGCCAAAGTATCCCTTAATGCCTGATCCGGTTTCGCTGCACCGGGATCATTATGAAATCCAACGAGTGTTCCATCGTAATCCAGCAAAAGTAGGCGAGAGCCGGCGGCTTGATATTCCTCAAGCATCGTTTCCCTTCTCTGTGGATTGAGGAGCTTGGTTTCCCGATCCTGTTGGTATTTTTTGACTTCCATTTGTTGGTGAATGAAGTTGTTTGCCCAATGCTTCACAGTGTATCGTTTGAGCCGCTTCTGCATC is a window from the Pontibacter sp. G13 genome containing:
- a CDS encoding DUF4397 domain-containing protein → MKKALYPLIVGLICLLGCEAAIAQTARLQVIHNSPSPTVDVYVNGVLTLDDFAFRTASPFVTVPAGVQLNIGVALSTSTSVADTLVNFPVTLTSGETYFAMANGIVGDPTTPFQLTIKDGVREASSAAGDVDFLVVHGSPDAPAVDVIARGVGTLVDSAAFGDVTDYLSVAPDLYILDITPANDNSTIVATYAADLSGLADSAATVFASGFLTPGAGEPAFGLFAALPGGAVVELPDTALARLQVVHNSPTPTVDVYVNGGLLLNDFEFRTATPFIDVPAGVQLEVGVAPANSMSVDDTIANFGLTLANNGTYIAVAHGIVTNQATPFTISVIENAQEMAMDTANVDFAVFHGSTDAPEVDVFARGVAQLVDDLSYGEATGYTGVPAAAYLLDITPSMDNETIVASYWAELTGLKGGAALVFASGYLTPGPGDPAFGLFAALPDGNIVEFPDTALARLQVVHNSPEPTVDVYLNGGLLLDNFAFRDATPFIDAPAEVELNIGVALDNSTGAGDTLVNFPVTLENGQTYIAVASGVVGNQTTPFTLLAVDNVRESADTGVDLLIHHGSPDAPAVDVSVDGVGVIVDDVAYTGFSDYVNAPATALIVNLSPAEDSLNIVASYDADLTGLDGNSLFVFASGFFSGDQPAFGLWVADVDGNTFALPQRTVSIDDLPQNQNLFSLYPNPAREMAQIELELEKASDVSIRIFNAAGQEVYNEVSAITPGLQTRQIQTQQFQSGIYTVLVSTDEVFATKKLLVIH